A window from bacterium encodes these proteins:
- a CDS encoding type III pantothenate kinase, whose amino-acid sequence MSESSLLLAIDVGNTQTVIGLFEGEEIRASWRLGSVARRTKDELAIIIEGLFRLGGYSMASVKRVAIASVVPPLGPTLVELSRTYFHTEPLVLGPGIKTGIPIRYDNPHEVGADRIANAVAGVYLYGGPLVIVDFGTATTFDALSAKGEYLGGAISPGFSIALEALVDRTARLPRIEPAKPASVIGQNTVLSIQSGMYFGYLGLVREIVGRMKECLGSGTRVLATGGQNSILAAEENIFDVIEPDLTIIGLRLIADRNP is encoded by the coding sequence ATGAGCGAGAGCAGCCTTTTGCTCGCGATTGACGTGGGGAATACCCAGACAGTCATTGGTCTTTTCGAGGGGGAAGAGATCAGGGCCAGTTGGCGGCTGGGCTCTGTGGCCCGCCGCACGAAAGACGAACTGGCCATCATCATCGAGGGTCTCTTCCGCCTCGGCGGCTACAGCATGGCAAGCGTGAAAAGGGTGGCCATCGCCAGCGTCGTTCCCCCGCTGGGACCGACCTTGGTGGAGTTGTCCCGAACGTACTTTCACACGGAACCCCTGGTGTTGGGACCGGGAATCAAAACGGGTATTCCCATCCGGTACGACAATCCCCACGAGGTCGGCGCCGACCGGATCGCAAACGCCGTCGCCGGCGTTTACCTCTACGGAGGTCCTTTGGTCATCGTGGATTTCGGAACGGCCACCACCTTTGACGCCCTCTCGGCCAAGGGCGAATATCTGGGGGGAGCCATTTCGCCCGGCTTCAGCATCGCGCTCGAGGCGCTTGTCGATCGCACGGCCCGCCTTCCCCGAATTGAGCCGGCCAAGCCGGCCAGCGTGATCGGCCAGAACACGGTGCTCAGCATCCAGTCCGGGATGTACTTCGGCTACCTGGGACTGGTCAGAGAGATCGTCGGGAGGATGAAAGAGTGCCTCGGGAGCGGGACCCGGGTTCTGGCCACAGGCGGCCAGAACTCCATACTGGCCGCCGAGGAAAACATATTTGATGTCATCGAGCCCGATCTGACGATCATCGGGCTCCGCCTGATTGCCGATCGGAATCCCTAG